One segment of Enterobacter ludwigii DNA contains the following:
- a CDS encoding tyrosine-type recombinase/integrase produces the protein MLTDTRLRHLKPKEKLYKVNDRDGLYVAVTPAGTISFRYNYSINGRQETVTFGRYGVGGITLAEARERLNEAKKMVASGISPAREKARDKARIKDAETFGAWTEKWLRGYQMAESTRDMRRSVYQRELKSKFAQQKLSEITHEDLRALTDNIVERGAPATAVHAREIVLQVYRWAIERGQKVENPADLVRPASIAKFEPRDRALTPIEIGLMYRYMERVGTTPSIRAAVKLLLLTMVRKSELTNATWNEINFSEALWTIPKERMKRRNPHLVFLSRQAMDIMIALKTFASSSDFILPSRYDSDAPMSSATLNRVLTLTYRLAQKEGELLPKFGPHDLRRTASTLLHEAGYNTDWIEKSLAHEQKGVRAVYNKAEYREQRAEMLQDWANMIDEWTSK, from the coding sequence ATGTTGACTGACACCAGGCTGCGTCACCTTAAGCCGAAGGAGAAACTCTATAAAGTTAATGACCGTGATGGTCTGTATGTTGCGGTCACTCCGGCTGGAACTATTTCATTTCGTTATAACTATTCGATAAACGGAAGACAGGAGACCGTTACTTTTGGCCGCTATGGTGTTGGAGGGATCACGCTTGCAGAAGCGCGTGAACGGCTCAATGAAGCCAAAAAAATGGTTGCCAGTGGAATATCGCCTGCGAGGGAAAAAGCCAGAGATAAAGCGCGTATTAAAGATGCGGAGACTTTTGGTGCGTGGACTGAGAAATGGTTACGCGGTTATCAAATGGCTGAATCGACGCGTGATATGCGGCGTTCGGTATATCAAAGGGAGTTGAAGTCAAAATTTGCCCAGCAGAAACTTAGTGAGATTACACATGAAGACTTACGCGCATTAACCGATAACATTGTCGAGAGAGGGGCACCGGCGACAGCTGTACACGCCAGAGAGATTGTATTGCAAGTCTATCGCTGGGCTATTGAGCGCGGTCAGAAGGTGGAGAATCCAGCTGATCTGGTACGGCCTGCAAGCATAGCGAAATTTGAGCCTCGAGACAGGGCATTGACGCCAATTGAAATTGGTCTGATGTATCGGTACATGGAACGGGTAGGAACGACGCCATCAATCAGAGCAGCGGTTAAACTTTTGCTGTTAACGATGGTACGTAAAAGTGAGCTTACTAACGCAACCTGGAACGAGATCAATTTTAGTGAGGCATTATGGACGATACCAAAGGAAAGGATGAAACGACGTAATCCACATTTGGTTTTTCTTTCCAGACAGGCAATGGATATTATGATTGCTCTCAAAACCTTTGCCAGTAGCTCTGATTTTATCCTTCCTTCGCGGTACGATTCCGATGCGCCAATGAGTAGCGCTACTTTAAACCGGGTTTTGACACTGACGTATCGCCTGGCTCAGAAAGAAGGGGAGTTGTTGCCTAAGTTTGGTCCCCATGACTTACGGCGTACAGCCAGCACCTTGCTACATGAGGCCGGGTACAATACTGACTGGATTGAGAAGAGCCTTGCCCATGAACAAAAAGGGGTACGAGCTGTTTATAACAAGGCAGAATATCGTGAGCAGAGGGCTGAGATGCTACAAGATTGGGCGAATATGATTGATGAATGGACTAGTAAGTAG